Proteins from one Saccharomyces eubayanus strain FM1318 chromosome XI, whole genome shotgun sequence genomic window:
- the PUT3 gene encoding Put3p has protein sequence MVTDQQNRHPILSKQAAYVHKQRQRKQPRSAVACLSCRKRHIKCPGGNPCQKCITSSAICEYLEPSKKIVVSTKYLQQLQNDLNDKTRENNRLKDLLLEKTISGNGDSHSHSQSADERPNEPPISDSLEVSSAPPAPIFDLMSNSNTTSDNDDDGNRNGNDNGNNAGGSNKATFSLFSNRNYDHSLEKYYNKSISILAPSTNANSGNNDGGGDDDDDDNDDEEISTNFAQRSGRLIESHNGFHYFVGSSSMTLFGLEIQSLVTKYVSVKNFKPLPINAKNDILNSNLNPTINSFINSNNYLFSSFNFLNPISKIVNLNSINDNLSPLMFKIVLKNDNDDDSSQQDEIHFQLPSYNYAKLLIDCFINYNDGCFYFFNEGLVKCGINKLYLENKWLYYDNAKKIFDNENDPILQAIWFCKILLILAVGEMYLGSINNEMLKNYSNQPKLPGSKFFQMGSKIFNCLFSSERLENVTKKGGIEVLLLYAFFLQVADYTLASYFYFGQALRSCLILGLHVDSQSDTLSRFEIEHHRRLWWTVYMFERMLSSKAGLPLSFTDYTISTELPADIDDESTRSKNNHYVFRKAELISNCVTIVKINAQILSKLYQRQPETNIMITLKVVIKQLLQWRNNLSDFLQVDFTQKDEDFRISRLSTNMFTEYFQGINLAIRPLLFHFASIQLKRFKTSNTFINLQNYSTTVSSLLTCSLHASVNTVRSLWSLLQNNMLAMFGYMDREYLFTSSCTLLLFNTAFGVHEQTLYHLDHSLEIFTQMRNLGNIPAGLRRAQLLTLMANLDFHGIMNDLITKYNDILKFDSLNCENDNGADNYNEVKPQNENENHNEKNNKPSHDDSSNLNSDKTNSSTSLIKTESMPNTASILPESATKSDTNDYSNGNGHDNDTNINNAEPSTFFDIITATLENSYQTTLTKKESQVMEKNMDQLDSVHNLNDDDLQQLLEDLGNIDHSDEKLWKEITDQAMWLGNTMDPTAAAGSEIDFTDYLGP, from the coding sequence ATGGTGACGGACCAACAAAACAGGCATCCGATACTATCTAAGCAAGCAGCCTACGTGCACAAGCAACGGCAAAGAAAGCAACCGAGATCAGCTGTCGCGTGTCTTTCTTGTAGGAAACGTCATATTAAGTGTCCCGGCGGTAATCCATGCCAGAAATGCATTACGAGCAGCGCCATATGCGAATATTTGGAGCCGTCAAAGAAGATCGTCGTGTCGACAAAGTATCTGCAACAACTGCAGAACGACCTGAACGATAAGACTAGAGAGAATAATCGCCTAAAGGATTtgcttttggaaaaaacgATCAGTGGCAATGGCGATAGCCACAGCCACAGCCAAAGCGCTGATGAGCGCCCGAATGAACCGCCAATAAGCGACTCGTTAGAAGTATCTAGCGCTCCGCCTGCCCCTATATTCGACCTCATGTCCAATAGCAACACTACGTCGGataatgacgatgacgGAAATCGCAACGGCAACGATAACGGCAATAATGCTGGAGGTAGCAACAAAGcgactttttctttgttcaGTAATAGAAATTACGATCACAGTTTGGAAAAATATTACAACAAGTCCATCAGTATCCTTGCGCCTTCAACCAATGCCAATAGCGGCAATAACGATGGAGGCggtgatgacgatgacgatgacaatgacgatgaagaaatatcGACGAATTTCGCCCAAAGAAGCGGGAGACTCATAGAATCTCATAACGGGttccattattttgttGGGTCTTCTTCGATGACCTTATTTGGACTGGAGATTCAATCTCTAGTCACAAAGTATGTTTCCgttaaaaatttcaaaccTTTACCAATAAACGCTAAgaatgatattttgaactCCAATTTGAACCCGACTATAAATTCTTTTATTAATTCGAATAActatcttttttcttccttcaaTTTTCTAAATCCTATATCGAAAATTGTTAATTTAAATTCAATCAATGATAATCTGTCTCCATTGATGTTCAAAATcgttttgaagaatgaTAATGACGATGATAGCAGTCAGCAAGACGAAATACATTTTCAATTACCCTCATATAATTATGCGAAACTATTAATAGACTGCTTCATAAACTACAATGATGGCtgtttttactttttcaacGAAGGCCTGGTTAAGTGTGGTATCAACAAACtatatttggaaaataaatGGCTATACTACGATAACgccaagaaaatttttgacaATGAAAATGACCCAATTTTACAAGCTATTtggttttgtaaaatattACTAATCTTAGCGGTAGGCGAGATGTATCTAGGCTCTATCAATAATgagatgttgaaaaactacTCTAACCAGCCAAAATTACCTGGttcaaaattctttcaaatgggatccaaaattttcaattgtCTGTTCTCTAGCGAAAGGTTAGAAAATGTGACTAAAAAGGGCGGTATTGAAGTCTTGCTACTATACGCGTTTTTCTTACAAGTGGCAGATTATACTTTGGCctcttatttttactttggTCAAGCTTTGCGAAGTTGTTTAATCTTAGGTTTACATGTAGACTCACAAAGCGATACTTTATCTAGGTTCGAAATTGAGCATCATAGAAGGCTTTGGTGGACCGTTTATATGTTCGAAAGAATGCTCAGTTCCAAAGCTGGCTTACCATTAAGTTTTACTGATTATACAATCTCCACTGAATTACCAGCAGATATTGATGACGAAAGTACTCGGTCCAAGAATAATCATTACGTTTTCAGAAAGGCTGAATTGATTTCGAACTGTGTTACAATCGTTAAAATTAATGCTCAAATTTTGAGTAAACTATATCAAAGGCAACCCGAAACCAACATAATGATAACTTTAAAAGTCGTTATCAAGCAATTGTTACAGTGGAGAAATAATTTATCTGATTTTTTACAAGTCGATTTTACTCAAAAGGATGAAGATTTCAGAATATCGAGATTGTCAACAAACATGTTCAcagaatattttcaagGTATCAACCTGGCTATACGGCCTCTATTATTTCATTTCGCATCTATTCAGTTAAAAAGATTCAAGACAAGTAATACTTTTATCAACTTGCAAAATTATTCCACCACAGTCTCTTCTTTGTTAACTTGTTCCTTACATGCTTCGGTTAATACAGTTAGATCTTTATGGAGCCTATTGCAAAATAATATGCTTGCCATGTTTGGCTATATGGACAGAGAATATCtttttacttcttcttgcactttattattattcaatACTGCCTTTGGTGTTCATGAACAAACGCTATATCATTTGGATCattctttggaaatttttacTCAAATGAGGAACCTAGGGAATATCCCAGCAGGGTTAAGAAGAGCGCAATTACTTACCTTGATGGCTAATCTGGATTTCCATGGTATAATGAACGATTTGATTACCAAATACAATGACATCTTGAAATTCGATTCCTTGAACTGTGAAAATGATAATGGAGCAGATAATTACAACGAAGTCAAACCacaaaacgaaaatgaaaaccacaacgaaaaaaacaataagcCTAGCCATGATGATAGTTCAAATTTGAACTCTGATAAAACAAATTCAAGCACAAGCTTAATCAAAACCGAATCCATGCCTAATACGGCCAGCATACTTCCAGAAAGTGCTACTAAATCAGATACAAATGATTATAGTAACGGAAATGGACACGATAATGATACCAATATCAACAATGCAGAACCTTCCACTTTCTTCGATATTATAACTGCaactttggaaaattcATACCAAACCACTTTGACTAAAAAAGAATCTCAAGtaatggaaaaaaacatgGATCAATTAGATTCTGTCCACAACTTAAATGATGACGACTTACAACAGTTGTTAGAAGATTTGGGGAATATCGATCATTCCGATGAAAAACTTTGGAAAGAAATCACCGATCAAGCAATGTGGCTAGGTAATACCATGGATCCAACCGCAGCAGCAGGGAGTGAAATTGACTTTACTGATTATTTAGGACCATGA
- the URB1 gene encoding Urb1p → MSSYSGAYGSRDQRKEKYTQGKEFDDGTLETLEGIITALEDETVSKDFQPLIMFFQKGFAAQSVQAWSYYAQVNNHGKFSKTTTLLTRTLRALSSDSSTLATGSGLIKLILTGYTKVLYRGLTNMRAQLTNPILRLLKQIVNFNNGQHLEEFVSYFDFSLPVLPRLLTPSKSELADGNSSAPKNDSIRFTFIKFWLTLISKASPFVRKELLTENFKIMSNLFKFMNKVDSDKLSEHILSVFINDILKEKSFKRTTKTKILNELAASKIHHFYYSSNGDLVKKTNEFFLTFGASHEFSVAFPDNCVWFTNSVTDGASHGALITVNQVEFQVHNKLLFNTLRVFKPWEDIQQLNTLIKILENVPELVAPYSIFLTTNGNHDPKMTSYWFGTTLLLNKIINLKIPQFMESVESNIPPSTSLVIENILPSLLTKSSLTKSLQSETPIIRQLACQLIVLAFKKLEKVSILYDKKGWKNEKAILLNKFHTRIPELPIFVSTLNNALATNKDNKILPLSISVIFNYYSKLFPNLFSINLPSSNLYTDIMQKPTISGMEFAILDNYLQFQEFNSTQTKWWNSNSNGNSLFTLLLKLASSKNASNMVATRISNLLDELTRASVIFNPTLISPLMALVNSLQGTCLQDFEAESMKKIWKWFDETISRVMKTPYKYVDSAKEYNYISPFIMGLSEQWKYVDKNNISVLVNKWLLLFLRNMIFIGENHTGIIKLVKDAFPEINEHDANLYLKFDSFEENIKELNNSDSLISAMKDSSFFQYISLLPSKALTNISRLPVNRLDAAGILFRVQLLVKDDSISYDNRFETIACELVGKVASYMVTDTEFPIIKVLERYLKFALPKLITEKENSLLMEKSRLICNLIGAICFETGQQLATFQETIQKTVFDSENIEERVSYDGSYSEKYINALLKSVSEYLGTPVLTSLLMYGITLEFSRNILKKVHNEGRSIGMSLVRNVLNKTKNEDSTLVKEINFFLTKLFETNKVDVDAISAPEGVLSPSETASFIDSVVSNDLNYPVLEAFYKCEFFSFSSFIPNIEKIKNLPLLSIVTATALSEHMEDNDFSVFAHEVLKKYDNDIGKYTSSATFKRDIFDEVVDMITTYIRIYDDSKKLNILECVLAQNDHRYHAATVNYITANNDFAYPGVTTWLNKTLLYVTKYLSEREILSDSFFKLLHAMTKLLSNEKASKVLNSKIVNAQLEVILGSKWIEKTDILEYVNILILCIKQKSIKSERMVQLLLNNEKYSSIMITDNDENSSYKKFLSTMILFTLFNFNPVINSTPTVQEKLLTFYSGTISSDDKLIIKMLEIIESQTSNSWTNMIFSWEFIQEEEEEEVLETIGDTRLITKEKEGLIITLRKRLIEKSIDGYVLERPQIPEFCISSNKDSFDITTRWNLLKKYYEQTERCGTAMYDPLLLLLLVIHNKELVKMVKEEDGSLTYKYEFKKFLDSKLFQFIICSLSDDEAITNISYEHLTNLAVSLEKKSVQANPVKKVTDKDDEEKEEDNGLIKYNSIYQILIKRILYHRQQNQDSIRPLIWFSISRIVDLLKNPTLPLHEKAYRWVLSSSTIRGWDIPMVSDVMMSYNKRQQDDDNKKEIDMEIYYGELSWVLATIGKGIKTDEDFKMLDKKGVFEWLLNLINVPYLKERLRELIFLVFYKVQRVADDGGLNMISRNGIVSFLEILNNNIKSKLPKDNVLNSADVLQNENKNTLNNTFKLVQEQNGIEKLLLGYNELVKSQKRLILWTEGDSDNVVKRLRK, encoded by the coding sequence ATGAGTAGTTATAGTGGAGCCTATGGGTCCCGCGATCAGCGAAAAGAGAAGTATACTCAAGGTAAAGAATTCGATGACGGTACTTTAGAGACACTGGAAGGTATAATTACTGCCCTTGAGGACGAAACAGTCTCAAAGGATTTCCAACCTCTCATAatgttctttcaaaaagggtTTGCTGCTCAATCGGTACAGGCTTGGTCATACTATGCTCAGGTAAATAACCATGGGAAGTTTTCGAAAACAACTACACTATTAACTAGAACTTTACGGGCTTTATCATCTGACAGTAGTACACTAGCTACTGGAAGCGGTCTTATTAAACTAATACTGACGGGATATACCAAAGTTCTTTATAGAGGGTTAACTAACATGCGTGCTCAATTAACCAATCCTATTCTTCGTTTGCTCAAACAAATAGTCAACTTCAACAACGGCCAACATCTCGAGGAATTTGTGTCTTATTTCGATTTTTCACTACCTGTCTTACCAAGACTGCTAACACCAAGCAAGTCTGAGTTAGCCGATGGCAATTCCTCTGCACCCAAGAACGATTCAATAAGATTTACGTTCATCAAATTCTGGTTGACATTGATTTCAAAGGCTTCCCCCTTCGtaagaaaagaactttTAACAGAAAACTTTAAGATTATGAGCAACTTATTTAAGTTCATGAATAAGGTTGATTCTGACAAGCTTTCCGAACATATACTGTCGGTATTCATAAATGACAtcttgaaagagaaatctTTCAAGAGGACTACtaaaaccaaaatattaaaCGAGTTAGCAGCCTCCAAAATCCATCACTTTTATTATTCATCAAACGGGGACTTGGTCAAGAAAACCAATGAGTTTTTCTTAACTTTTGGAGCCTCGCATGAGTTTAGTGTGGCTTTTCCTGATAATTGTGTTTGGTTTACGAATTCAGTTACTGATGGGGCCTCTCATGGGGCGCTGATAACGGTTAACCAAGTAGAATTTCAAGTGCACAATAAACTTTTGTTTAACACTTTACGTGTTTTCAAGCCATGGGAGGATATTCAGCAGTTGAATACTCTGATTAAAATATTGGAGAATGTTCCAGAACTTGTAGCACCTTACAGCATCTTTTTGACTACAAATGGTAACCACGACCCTAAGATGACTTCCTATTGGTTTGGTACAACATTACTACTaaacaaaattattaaCTTAAAGATACCACAATTTATGGAGAGTGTTGAGAGCAATATTCCACCCTCCACTTCCTTAGTcatagaaaatattttgccTTCTTTACTCACTAAATCTTCGTTAACAAAGTCTTTACAGTCTGAAACGCCAATCATAAGACAATTGGCTTGTCAATTAATAGTCTTAGcgttcaaaaaattagaaaaggtTTCTATACTTTATGATAAAAAGGGctggaaaaatgaaaaggcCATTTTACTAAACAAGTTTCATACTAGAATACCTGAGTTGCCAATATTTGTATCCACATTGAACAACGCTTTGGCCACaaataaagataataaaatctTACCATTATCCATATCCGTTATATTCAATTACTATAGCAAATTATTCCCAAATTTATTCTCAATAAACTTACCATCATCAAACCTTTATACAGACATCATGCAAAAGCCTACAATTTCTGGAATGGAATTTGCTATTCTGGACAACTACTTGcaatttcaagaatttaACTCCACTCAAACCAAATGGTGGAACTCAAATTCCAACGGAAATTCTTTATTCACTTTATTATTAAAATTAGCCTCTTCCAAAAACGCCTCTAATATGGTAGCTACCAGAATATCTAACTTGCTAGATGAGTTAACAAGAGCAAGTGTCATCTTCAATCCAACACTAATTTCACCATTAATGGCTTTAGTAAACAGTCTCCAGGGTACTTGTCTCCAGGATTTCGAAGCTGAAAgcatgaagaagatttggaaatggtTTGATGAGACTATATCCCGTGTCATGAAAACACCATACAAATATGTCGATTCGgcaaaagaatataattACATTTCTCCTTTCATCATGGGTCTTTCAGAACAATGGAAATACGTTGATAAGAATAATATTTCAGTTCTGGTTAACAAATGGCTTTTACTATTCTTAAGAAATATGATTTTCATTGGAGAAAATCATACAGGAATAATTAAGCTTGTTAAAGACGCTTTCCCGGAAATCAATGAGCATGATGCAAATCTGTATTTGAAATTCGattcatttgaagaaaatatcaaagaactGAACAACTCGGATTCTTTAATCTCTGCAATGAAGGACTCGTCATTCTTTCAATATATTTCTTTGCTTCCATCTAAAGCTCTGACAAATATTTCTAGATTACCAGTGAACAGATTGGACGCAGCTGGAATTCTTTTTAGGGTTCAACTACTGGTAAAAGACGATTCTATTTCCTATGATAATCGCTTTGAAACGATTGCTTGTGAATTAGTAGGCAAGGTTGCCAGTTATATGGTGACTGATACAGAATTTCCAATCATCAAAGTTTTGGAAAggtatttgaaatttgcTTTACCCAAGCTAATcacagaaaaagaaaacagttTACTGATGGAAAAGTCACGGTTGATCTGCAACTTAATTGGGGCGATATGCTTTGAAACAGGGCAACAATTAGCAACATTCCAAGAGACAATACAAAAGACCGTTTTTGATagtgaaaatattgaagaacGTGTCAGCTATGATGGATCTtatagtgaaaaatatattaatGCTTTACTGAAAAGTGTCAGTGAGTATTTGGGTACACCAGTATTAACTTCCTTGCTCATGTACGGCATTACACTTGagttttcaagaaatattCTGAAAAAGGTACACAACGAAGGAAGAAGTATAGGTATGTCCCTTGTGAGAAATGTATTGAACAAAACTAAGAACGAGGACTCCACTTTagtcaaagaaattaatTTCTTTCTAACCAAACTCTTCGAGACAAACAAAGTTGACGTTGATGCTATATCTGCACCCGAAGGTGTACTATCACCTTCAGAAACTGCTTCCTTCATTGACAGTGTTGTTTCGAATGATTTGAATTATCCGGTGTTAGAAGCTTTTTACAAATGTGaattcttctctttctcaTCATTCATACCAAATATTGAGAAAATTAAAAACTTGCCTTTACTAAGCATTGTAACGGCAACAGCACTGTCCGAGCATATGGAGGATAACGATTTCAGCGTCTTTGCTCATGAAGTActtaaaaaatatgataACGATATTGGGAAATATACGTCTAGTGCCACTTTTAAGAGGGACATTTTTGATGAGGTAGTAGACATGATCACTACTTATATTAGAATTTATGACgattcaaaaaaactgaacATTTTAGAATGCGTTTTGGCGCAGAATGATCACAGATACCATGCGGCCACGGTAAATTATATTACTGCAAATAACGACTTTGCTTATCCAGGAGTGACCACATGGTTAAATAAAACACTTCTTTATGTCACAAAATATCTTtcagaaagagaaattttaTCCGATTCGTTCTTCAAACTATTGCATGCCATGACTAAGCTATTAAGCAATGAGAAGGCATCAAAGGTGCTCAATTCCAAGATCGTCAATGCTCAATTAGAGGTCATTTTGGGTAGCAAAtggattgaaaaaacagaTATACTTGAGTACGTCAACATACTAATTCTCTGCATTAAGCAAAAATCAATCAAATCCGAAAGAATGGTTCAGTTATTATTGAACAACGAAAAGTATTCATCAATTATGATTACAgacaatgatgaaaattcTTCATATAAGAAATTTTTAAGCACAATGATATTATTCACTTTATTCAACTTCAATCCCGTCATAAACTCTACGCCAactgttcaagaaaagcTACTGACTTTTTACTCTGGTACTATTTCTAGCGATGATAAGCTAATCATAAAAATGTTAGAGATTATCGAATCTCAAACCTCTAACTCATGGACAAACATGATTTTTTCGTGGGAATTTATCcaggaggaagaagaggaagaagtCTTGGAAACTATTGGGGACACAAGGTTGAttactaaagaaaaagaaggtttgATAATAACATTGAGAAAGCGTTTGATTGAGAAGTCTATTGACGGATACGTATTAGAAAGACCACAAATTCCTGAATTTTGCATATCTTCTAATAAAGACAGCTTTGATATTACTACTAGATGGAACTTACTCAAGAAGTACTATGAACAAACTGAGAGATGTGGTACTGCTATGTATGATCCAttgttgctattgttaCTGGTGATTCATAATAAAGAACTAGTAAAGAtggtcaaagaagaagatggcAGTTTAACATACAAGTATGAATTTAAGAAATTCCTAGATTCGAAacttttccaattcattATTTGTTCACTAAGTGACGATGAGGCTATTACCAACATAAGTTACGAACACTTGACGAATTTAGCGGTTTCAttagagaagaaaagtgtCCAAGCGAATCCTGTCAAGAAAGTCACTGATaaagatgacgaagagaaggaagaggATAACGGTTTGATCAAATATAACAGCAtttaccaaattttgatCAAGAGGATTCTGTACCATAGGCAACAAAACCAAGATTCAATCAGGCCATTAATTTGGTTTTCTATCTCTAGAATTGTTGATTTACTGAAAAATCCAACTTTACCATTACACGAGAAGGCGTATCGCTGGGTATTATCAAGTTCCACTATACGTGGTTGGGATATCCCTATGGTTTCCGATGTGATGATGTCCTACAACAAGAGGCAACAAGACGACgataacaagaaagagattGATATGGAAATTTATTATGGGGAGCTGAGTTGGGTCTTGGCGACAATTGGTAAGGGAATCAAAACTGACGAAGATTTCAAGATGTTGGATAAAAAAGGTGTATTCGAATGGTTATTAAACTTAATCAATGTACCTTACTTGAAAGAGAGATTACGCgaattgatttttctggTTTTTTACAAGGTGCAAAGAGTAGCTGATGATGGCGGACTGAATATGATTAGTAGAAACGGtattgtttcatttttggaaattttgaacaacaacatcaaatcTAAATTACCAAAGGACAATGTGCTGAACAGTGCTGATGTCTTACAAAATGAGAATAAAAATACATTGAATAATACCTTTAAGTTGGTTCAAGAACAGAATGggattgaaaaattgttgTTAGGTTATAATGAACTTGTCAAATCACAGAAAAGATTGATATTATGGACGGAAGGTGATAGCGACAATGTTGTCAAAAGACTACGTAAATGA
- the ARC19 gene encoding Arc19p — protein MSQSLRPYLTAVRYSLEAALTLSNFSSQEVERHNRPEVEVPNTSAELLLQPMHISRNENEQVLIEPSVNSVRMSLMVKQADEIEQILVHKFTRFLEQRAEAFYILRRVPIPGYSISFLITNKHTESMKTGKLVDFIIEFMEEVDKEISEIKLFLNARARFVAEAYLDEFVY, from the coding sequence ATGTCACAATCACTACGTCCATACCTAACAGCCGTTCGTTACTCTCTGGAGGCTGCCTTAACTTTGAGCAATTTCTCTTCTCAAGAAGTAGAAAGACACAATAGACCGGAAGTTGAAGTACCCAATACTAGCGCCGAATTGTTGCTCCAACCAATGCATATATCTCGTAATGAAAACGAACAAGTGTTGATTGAGCCCAGTGTGAACTCTGTCCGTATGAGTTTGATGGTTAAACAAGCAGATGAGATCGAACAGATTTTGGTCCATAAGTTTACCAGATTTTTGGAGCAGCGTGCTGAAGCATTCTATATCCTAAGACGTGTCCCAATACCTGGCTATAGCATTTCCTTTCTAATAACCAACAAGCATACTGAATCGATGAAAACTGGGAAATTAGTCGACTTTATCATTGAATTCATGGAGGAAGTAGACAAAGAAATTAGTGAAATcaagttgtttttgaatgcTAGAGCAAGATTTGTGGCAGAGGCCTACCTTGATGAATTTGTTTACTAA
- the PRP40 gene encoding snoRNA-splicing protein PRP40, with translation MSIEDIALASSSIAIIRYESEVFSAQSLLWVLSREVMSNWKEAKDANGRVYYYNTLTKESTWEKPKELVPQQEGLFQENGWKAAKTAEGKTYYYNASTRQTSWTIPAFDKSTDLIAKRESEVITSAQTTANKSISIGEEKKALQQTAKEEESQYTNNSRLLNVTRRTKEEAEKEFITMLEDNQVDSTWSFSKIISELGTKDPRYWMVDDDPLWKKELFEKYLSNRSADQLLKEHNETSKFKDAFLKMLQNNSNIKYYTRWSTAKRLIADEPIYKHSVVNEKTKRQTFQEYIDTLTNTERESKEKLKEQALVELREYLNSILAVGSPSSEAFITWQQLLNHYVFEKSKRYMANKHFRILTHEDVLIEYLKVVDTMEINLENELSQLRLGNYTKDRIGRDNFKSLLKEIPIQIKANTQWSDIYPYFKSDPRFLQMLGRNGSSCLDLFLDYVDEQKMYIFAQRSIAQQTLIDQNFQWNNGDSDEATKKAIEKLLANDPKFSKDDKEDLGLITDGIIQQRNEKIQQKLQNERRILEQKKHYFWLLLQRIYTKTGKPKPSTWDLASKELCETLEFKALGDDDATRKQIFDDFKPEHSAPNTESATVGVTLTTSRKRHLSPSIELDY, from the coding sequence ATGAGCATAGAAGACATCGCGCTGGCAAGCTCGTCTATTGCTATAATCAGATATGAAAGTGAGGTATTCAGTGCGCAAAGTTTATTGTGGGTGTTGAGTCGTGAGGTCATGTCTAACTGGAAAGAGGCGAAAGATGCAAACGGAAGGGTATATTACTACAATACGTTGACAAAAGAATCTACATGGGAGAAACCAAAGGAACTAGTTCCTCAGCAAGAGGGACTTTTTCAGGAGAATGGCTGGAAAGCGGCAAAGACTGCAGAAGGAAAGACGTATTACTACAATGCATCTACGAGGCAAACTAGTTGGACTATTCCCGCCTTTGATAAGAGCACAGACCTCATCGCAAAGAGAGAATCTGAGGTAATAACATCGGCACAAACCACCGCAAACAAGTCAATTTCTATAGGTGAAGAGAAGAAGGCGTTGCAACAAACGGctaaagaagaggaaagcCAATATACCAATAACTCTAGATTGCTAAATGTCACTAGAAGGACAAAGGAAGAAGCGGAAAAAGAATTTATCACGATGTTGGAGGATAATCAAGTAGACTCGACTTGGTCGTTCAGTAAAATTATTTCAGAACTGGGAACCAAAGACCCAAGATACTGGATGGTGGACGATGATCCATTATGGAAAAAGGAactgtttgaaaaatatctttctAATAGATCAGCTGATCAGCTTTTAAAAGAACATAACGAAACgagcaaattcaaagacgCCTTCCTAAAAATGCTACAGAATAATTCTAATATAAAATACTACACCCGCTGGTCAACCGCAAAGAGACTGATTGCTGACGAACCAATATATAAACACTCTGTGGTTAACGAAAAGACGAAAAGACAGacttttcaagaatacATAGACACTCTTACAAACACTGAAAGAGAatctaaagaaaaactgaagGAGCAGGCTTTAGTTGAATTAAGAGAGTATTTAAACAGCATTTTGGCTGTAGGTTCGCCATCTTCTGAGGCTTTCATAACATGGCAACAACTATTGAATCACTATGTTTTTGAGAAGAGCAAGAGATATATGGCGAACAAACATTTCCGAATTTTGACCCATGAAGATGTCTTAATTGAATATCTGAAGGTCGTGGATACGATGGAAATTAACCTCGAAAACGAACTGAGCCAGCTTCGGCTGGGTAATTATACTAAAGACCGTATCGGTAGAGATAATTTTAAGAGTTTATTGAAGGAGATTCCCATTCAAATCAAAGCAAATACCCAATGGTCCGATATTTATCCTTATTTCAAGTCTGATCCACGCTTTTTGCAAATGCTTGGAAGAAATGGTTCTTCCTGCcttgatttatttttagatTACGTTGATGAACAAAAGATGTACATCTTTGCACAAAGATCAATAGCCCAACAGACATTGATAGATCAGAATTTCCAATGGAACAATGGGGATAGCGATGAGGCTACTAAAAAGGCCATAGAAAAACTACTGGCGAATGATCCCAAGTTCAGCaaagatgataaagaagaccTTGGTTTGATAACTGATGGAATAATTCAGCaaagaaacgaaaagaTACAGCAGAAGCTACAAAATGAACGTAGGATATTGgagcaaaagaaacattACTTTTGGTTACTTTTGCAAAGGATTTACACAAAAACCGGTAAGCCTAAGCCTAGTACTTGGGACCTCGCTTCCAAGGAGCTGTGCGAAACTCTTGAATTTAAGGCATTGGGTGATGACGACGCAACGAGGAAGcaaatttttgatgatttcaagCCTGAACACTCTGCACCTAATACCGAGAGCGCTACAGTTGGTGTAACATTAACCACATCTAGGAAGAGGCATTTAAGCCCATCAATCGAGTTAGACTATTGA